One segment of Anguilla anguilla isolate fAngAng1 chromosome 1, fAngAng1.pri, whole genome shotgun sequence DNA contains the following:
- the LOC118228387 gene encoding zinc finger protein DPF3-like isoform X2, translating to MAAVIQNPLKALGDQFYKEAIEHCRSYNARLCAERSVRLPFLDSQTGVAQNNCYIWMERRHRGPGMAAGQMYTYPARCWRKKRRLHTPVDPQLRLCELRLEGELAPKKEPLPMEGTTLEALLRGESLERKSSSNNSKEEESLLEIQRVLEAEENGDGFHDDEDFEVDAPKRKHRNKGRGRGSGRRKAEAAAVDDQDKPYVCDICGKRYKNRPGLSYHYAHTHLAEEEGEDERDSEPAQSPPAHCSDNHKPQKGPDGTVIPNNYCDFCLGDSGSNRKTGQAEELVSCSDCGRSGHPTCLQFTDNMMQAVHTYQWQCIECKSCSLCGTSENDDQLLFCDDCDRGYHMYCLKPPMTQPPEGSWSCHLCLELLKDKASAFTEQ from the exons GCTGGGCGACCAGTTCTACAAGGAGGCCATTGAGCACTGTCGCAGCTACAATGCCCGCCTGTGCGCCGAGCGCAGCGTCCGCCTGCCCTTCCTGGACTCCCAGACCGGCGTGGCGCAGAACAACTGCTACATCTGGATGGAGCGCCGCCACCGGGGGCCAG GCATGGCGGCGGGACAGATGTACACCTACCCGGCCCGCTGCTGGAGGAAGAAGAGGCGGTTGCACACCCCCGTGGACCCCCAGCTGCGGCTGTGTGAGCTCAGGCTTG AAGGGGAGCTGGCACCCAAGAAAGAGCCCCTGCCCATGGAAGGCACTACCTTAGAGGCACTGCTGAGAGGCGAGAGcctggagaggaagagcagcagcaacaactCCAAGGAGGAGGAGAGTCTGCTGGAGATCCAG AGGGTTCTGGAGGCTGAAGAAAACGGGGATGGTTTCCATGACGATGAAGACTTTGAAGTGGATGCTCCGAAAAGGAAGCATAGAAACAAAGGCCGG GGGCGAGGCTCAGGACGCAGGAAGGCGGAGGCAGCGGCTGTGGATGACCAGGACAAGCCATATGTCTGTGACA TCTGTGGGAAGCGCTACAAGAACCGTCCGGGCCTGAGCTACCACTACGCCCACACCCACCTGGCggaagaggagggtgaggaCGAGAGAGACTCAGAGCCAGCCCAGTCTCCACCTGCTCACTGCTCTGACAACCACAAAC CTCAGAAGGGCCCTGATGGCACAGTTATTCCCAATAACTACTGTGACTTCTGCCTGGGTGACTCAGGCAGCAACAGGAAAACAGGCCAGGCGGAGGAGCTGGTGTCCTGCTCTGACTGCGGCCGCTCCG gCCATCCCACTTGCCTGCAGTTCACAGACAACATGATGCAGGCGGTGCACACCTACCAGTGGCAGTGCATCGAGTGCAAGTCCTGCAGCTTGTGCGGCACCTCGGAGAATGAT GACCAGCTCTTGTTTTGTGATGACTGTGATCGGGGATACCACATGTACTGCCTGAAACCTCCCATGACTCAGCCTCCTGAAG GGAGCTGGAGTTGTCATCTGTGTCTGGAACTCTTGAAGGACAAGGCCTCAGCCTTTACTGAGCAATAG
- the LOC118228387 gene encoding zinc finger protein DPF3-like isoform X1, with amino-acid sequence MAAVIQNPLKALGDQFYKEAIEHCRSYNARLCAERSVRLPFLDSQTGVAQNNCYIWMERRHRGPGMAAGQMYTYPARCWRKKRRLHTPVDPQLRLCELRLEGELAPKKEPLPMEGTTLEALLRGESLERKSSSNNSKEEESLLEIQRVLEAEENGDGFHDDEDFEVDAPKRKHRNKGRGRGSGRRKAEAAAVDDQDKPYVCDNRYKQKHNSKTTASVCGKRYKNRPGLSYHYAHTHLAEEEGEDERDSEPAQSPPAHCSDNHKPQKGPDGTVIPNNYCDFCLGDSGSNRKTGQAEELVSCSDCGRSGHPTCLQFTDNMMQAVHTYQWQCIECKSCSLCGTSENDDQLLFCDDCDRGYHMYCLKPPMTQPPEGSWSCHLCLELLKDKASAFTEQ; translated from the exons GCTGGGCGACCAGTTCTACAAGGAGGCCATTGAGCACTGTCGCAGCTACAATGCCCGCCTGTGCGCCGAGCGCAGCGTCCGCCTGCCCTTCCTGGACTCCCAGACCGGCGTGGCGCAGAACAACTGCTACATCTGGATGGAGCGCCGCCACCGGGGGCCAG GCATGGCGGCGGGACAGATGTACACCTACCCGGCCCGCTGCTGGAGGAAGAAGAGGCGGTTGCACACCCCCGTGGACCCCCAGCTGCGGCTGTGTGAGCTCAGGCTTG AAGGGGAGCTGGCACCCAAGAAAGAGCCCCTGCCCATGGAAGGCACTACCTTAGAGGCACTGCTGAGAGGCGAGAGcctggagaggaagagcagcagcaacaactCCAAGGAGGAGGAGAGTCTGCTGGAGATCCAG AGGGTTCTGGAGGCTGAAGAAAACGGGGATGGTTTCCATGACGATGAAGACTTTGAAGTGGATGCTCCGAAAAGGAAGCATAGAAACAAAGGCCGG GGGCGAGGCTCAGGACGCAGGAAGGCGGAGGCAGCGGCTGTGGATGACCAGGACAAGCCATATGTCTGTGACA ACAGATACAAACAAAAGCATAACTCAAAAACGACGGCCTCAG TCTGTGGGAAGCGCTACAAGAACCGTCCGGGCCTGAGCTACCACTACGCCCACACCCACCTGGCggaagaggagggtgaggaCGAGAGAGACTCAGAGCCAGCCCAGTCTCCACCTGCTCACTGCTCTGACAACCACAAAC CTCAGAAGGGCCCTGATGGCACAGTTATTCCCAATAACTACTGTGACTTCTGCCTGGGTGACTCAGGCAGCAACAGGAAAACAGGCCAGGCGGAGGAGCTGGTGTCCTGCTCTGACTGCGGCCGCTCCG gCCATCCCACTTGCCTGCAGTTCACAGACAACATGATGCAGGCGGTGCACACCTACCAGTGGCAGTGCATCGAGTGCAAGTCCTGCAGCTTGTGCGGCACCTCGGAGAATGAT GACCAGCTCTTGTTTTGTGATGACTGTGATCGGGGATACCACATGTACTGCCTGAAACCTCCCATGACTCAGCCTCCTGAAG GGAGCTGGAGTTGTCATCTGTGTCTGGAACTCTTGAAGGACAAGGCCTCAGCCTTTACTGAGCAATAG